In Lycium barbarum isolate Lr01 chromosome 9, ASM1917538v2, whole genome shotgun sequence, the DNA window TTTTCGCTAACTATTACCGCGCCGTTTCAATATGTTTGTTTAATTTTGACTCgatacgaaatttaagaaagtaaagaacatttttttaattttgtggtcttaaactaaaaatTTGTAAAAAGTACCAAAACATTCTTTAATCTTATGattttaaacatgtcatgtgtAAAACTGAAATTAGAGAATCgtaaaaaaaaaagcattttttttaaacagactaaaaagggaAAGTAGgataaacaaattgaaacggagagcaGAACCTAAAATCGTTTCAAACACCTACAATGCAAGGTCATCTCTGGAGTAATGACTGGTGACAACTGACATGCTCAGGAATAAAACTTTCCAGGGTCTAACAAAGGGCAACCACTCACTCAACATCAACATCTTAAATATGCATCAATAACTAGACCACCTACAGGAATTTTCAGAAGTATGAAGCACTGAAGTTGCTAACAAGGGTTTGCATTAGTCAAATCAACATGAACATCAGTAATTTTGTTCTGAAACATATTTCTAGCACGATGCATGATCTGGACAATCTGGACAATCTGGACAGTACAGTTCTGTTTTGGCAGAAACGATGACATAAATTTTAGCACAGTGCAGAACAGCCAATGGAAGCAATTTAGGTTTCCGAGGAATGACACAATTGGGAATTGGAAACAATTTCTCGGTTACTATCACAATTGGAAAACTTTCCATGCCTTACAGTCACCAGAAAAGTCGGTATCTTCTCTCAGTGTAATCCCTCAACTGGAGTCTGGGGAGGGTGTTAGGTACGCAATCTTAACCCGAGGTTGTTTTCGATGGACCCTAAGCTCAAATAAAGCATATCATACAGTAGTGAAGAAGCCAAGTAGAAAATAATAGAGAAAAGAACAACAGTAACAACAAATAATTCGATAACAGAACCAAATGAAACAACATGTAATAATAAAATTGAAGAATAACAACTAGACAATGCTCGACTACCTACTAACACTAGACAACACTCGACTACCTACTAACACTAGACAACACTCGACTACCTACTAACTTTCTACCATAATCCTCAACCTCCATATCCTCCTATCTAGGGTCCTTGTCCTCGGTGAGCTGCAAGTGCGCCATGTCATGTCTAATCATTTCTCTcaaatacttctttggcctacctcgACCTCTCCTCAGATCCATcttagccaacctctcacacctcctcactgagGCATATGTGCATCTCATCTTCACATGCCCGAACATCTTAGCCTCGCCTCTCACATCTTGTCCACCTcctaccttgtcccgaatatcttcattcctaatcctatttCTCCTAGTATCTCAGGGGGGAATATGGAAAAATCGCTGCATGCTTCTGTTGGGTAGCCACTTATGGAGCAATCATGACTCAAGAATCTTCAGGTAAGGGGTTTGATTTATGAGTCAGATGATACTAGTGCGAAACTGAGATAGAGGAGGCAGGCGTTTCAATATTTTTAAAGTGAAGCAGATTATGCCAATTATAGTTAAAGATTTGCTTCTCTATAGGACAAGTTAAAGCATGTTGGCAGAGGTAGAAGAAGAATCTGAGATACCATTCCAGATTTGTTTTTGGTGGCTTATATAGAAAGATTGGAGCTTCAGATGTTTTGAGCCAGCACAAGAACACACGAAGATTAGAATACCAGTGTCTTTCTCACTAGGTGTTTTGGTGCAAAAAAAAACAACAGAAAATGCAACTGAAGTGGATAGCATCTTAAGAGTCCCTCAGCTCCCATAAAAGTTGTTCACAGAAgctgagttttgatctttcttttttGTACAAACTCAGAGGTCAGAGCTACCTAATGCTGTTACTACACTAATGAAAACCGAATTTTATTTACcaaccaaaagaaagaaaaaacagtaAGAACATTTCACTGCAGGACCTCTCACACGCATGAGGCAGACGACTTCAATATTCAAAAACAATATAACTGACACTTGATAATTGCTCTTAATAGTTCGCAAGTTGGTCAACAACTCGTGATATTAACCGGAGCAAGAGAACCAAAAAAGTGTTGATACTACAATATCAAAACTAATATCATACTCAGAGAAAAGTTAGTGTCATAATTTTGAGACACTTCGCAAAGTGATTACAACGTAACACAGAAAGCATTTCCAAACAAAGCTACTCATGGTTCCAGAAGCTCGATGCATATAAGACTGGTAACCCTAAAAGTTATTCATGTTGTCAGTAGGTACAATAAGCACATAATTCACCTTACTTTCTCTTTTACCCCTTTTCCTCCCTTCCAACAAGGTATTTGTATAGCTTTATCAAGGAGTAATGACAGATCATTTGACGGTAGACCTTACTGCAAGACACAAAATATGTTATCTAGTGTTGAATCCATCATTTATATAAGTTCAGAATAGGTTTCACATTTTTGGAGGTGTTTGGTATGGAAAACTACTTGTTATTGAGACATCACATCTAATGCTAATAATGTCCTGTATTCTAACCTTGCTTAGCAACTCGTAAAAACGTTTTGTGGTTTCACATAAAATAGTACTAAAATCAAAGGTAAAATGCCACCAGAAAAATAATAACTGACATATGCTGCCTTCCAGAGACTGCATGCTCACCCCGTCTCAATGTAACTAGTTACATTGAGCCTTCTAAATAGGTACTATCAACCAACGCTCCTCAACCATGCCGCAAGAACAATAACAGCTAGTTTACCTCTCTAAATTATTGCAGCTGATCATTGAACCAAATGAATCAGAAATTCATGAAGAAATAAATCATGCTAAACAGAGGCAAAGACAACTAGGGATTGCAATTGGGGCAGGGCAGGGCCGGGGAAACTCCTAATGGGGCAGGGCAGGGGAACACTTCAATGGGGGTGGGGAAGGACAGGGCAAAACATTTGCTTGAATTCTCTGAAGGATCCCAGGCTGCAAATTCAAGCAACATGGCTGCAAGAATACCTTGGTGCTACCTTTAGATGTTAAAGCATATCAAATTATTGTGCTGATTTGGGTATTAAGTATCATTTGACAATTAGAGATTGATATAGCACCATATGTGTTCATTTTTTTAATTCTGTTCTCATTCTTCCCTGGGCAAAATATTCTTAAAAGTTTTAAGTAGCCATCCTACATGTAAAGTAAATAATTTTAAATTTAATCCTCatcatggaaaaaaaaaattgatagctGACATCTTACTTTTAGAGtgaaagaacaagaaagagagatTTATTCCAAAGAGGTTATTTTTGCCTTTCAAAGGATGAAACAGATCTTGAATCCAGATAAACTATTGAATTAGGATAAAACAATTTAGTCAAGTTCAACTTGGTACTTCTGATCTAATATATAaggtttaaaaaacaaaaaagatgaAAAAAGAATTAGAATTAcgcaaaataaaaagaaaaataaagaaaatccaTGAAAAGAACATAGACGGGGCGGGGTTTAGCAGGGTAGGGCAAATTTTGGAAAAACTGCTAAATGAGGCAGGGTGGGGCGGGTCAAAACTTTAACGGGCTTGCCCTGCcccatttcccccccccccccccccccaaaattaGACAACGGAGCCCCTCTCCGCCAGGCTTAACACCTTGCGCATCTCCCCATTCCAGAGCTAACATAGAAAGAACATTAAActgcgctctctctctctctcaaacaCACAAACACTCTTCCTTTACAGCCAATTTATCCACAACCAAAGACAAACTTCACACAGTACTGCAAAAATCTATAAGGCTAAACGATCAAAAAACATCTTATCTATCTTCAAACATCTCCGGGAAAAAATATATACAAGTGCTAGCACAAACATTAACTTCCTAAAAAGGTAAGTGTCACTTATTACTTTATATGATATGAAAATTGTAGAGTTGAGAATATGCCAACAACTTATCTTGGTATGCCACTGGGAAACAAACATAAGGCCTTGGGGATTTGGGACGGCATACTGGAAAAAACAGAGAAGAAGCTATAAAGGTGGAAAGCTCAATATTTGTCACTAGGTGGGAGACTTACACTTATTAACTCTGGGTTAGATTCGCTTCCTACTTATGTGATGTCCTTATTCCCTATCCCATCCATAGTGGTCAAAAATTAGACAAACTAAGGAGAAATTTTCTATGGCAAGGCAACAGGGAAGGGAAGGGGTATAACTTGGTGAAATGGGATACACTGTTGCTTAGCAAAGTGACGGGTGGATCACTGGATTGGGAATCAGAAATCTAAGACTACAACAAGAGTCTTCTGATGAAGTGGATTTGGATATACAATGGGGAGGAAAATGCTTAATGGAAGGAAGTGATCATGGCAAAGTTTGATGAGATACGTCCTTGGTGCACAAAAATTGTCACAGAACCTTTTGGGGTTGGAGTGTGGAGAACTATCAGAGCCTTGTGACCACTGATGGAAGCAAATCTGAAGCTCAAGTGGGTAATggaaacaaaattaaattctggAAAGAAGGATGGATTGACCAGACTCCTCTGATAGAGTCTTTCCCAGATCTGTTCACAATTTGTAACAATCCTGAAGCAACAGAATGTGAGTGTTGGTCCCCTCAGGGTTGGGATCTTTCTTTTAGAAGACAGTTAAATGATTGGGAAGTGGAGAGGGTGGCATTATTACTTGAGAAATTAGGAGGTTTCAGTGGCATCACAACAGAACCTGACAGGGTACTGTGGAAGCATAGCAAGGATCGGTGTTACACAGTAAATAGCGCATACAAATGGGAAATACAAAATTTGCCTGGTAGGTCACAATACCATTGGAATTTTATCTGGAAAAGCTTGGCACCTACCAAGGTGAAGTGTTGCACATGGCTAGTGGTAAAGAGAGCTTGTCTTACTCAAGAATTTCTACAAAAGGAAGGAAGGCAACTAGTGTCCAGATGTTTTATTTGCAACAAAACTGATGAGATTAACAAACATCTGTTTCTACACTGCCAGTTCGCTGCTCAACTATGGGAAATTTTCCTTAGCCTAACAAATACTAGATGGATCAAGCCAGAGCACACATCAGATCTGCTAAGCTGCTGGATTAGGAGGAGCGGGAGCAAAAGTCAGAAAAGGTGGTCGAGGATAAACCATCCTGCATTTGGTGGCTGTGTGGAGAGAAAGAAATGAAAGATGTTTTGAAGAAAGGTCCAATTCTATTCAGAAAGTAAAATGGAATTGTATTGTAACTTTGTTCTTTTGGTGTAAACAGCTTTGTACACAGGATACATATCAGATTGCAACTCCTCCACACAGGATTATCTTAAACATCTCACATTCCCCTCATTTGATGGCATGTAGCACATATGCCAATAATCCAACAAAATATAAGAGCATGTAAAGCAAACTCCAAGAACTATACATAGAATGAAAGTCAACATTAATATTCCAGTGTAGAAATCAACAAATAggcatatacaacaacaacaacaacatacccagtataatcccacaaagtggggtctagcgagggtagagtgtatgcaaaccttacctctaccttgggagGTCAACAAATAGGCAAATCTCTTACGTAAATTATAACATTGATCCACCAACTTACAGATAAACACGAATTAAAATGTAGTAGCAAACAAGGAAAGGAATTGAATACAGATCTAAAAGTTGGAAATTACATTTCCATAAATGTTTCTGCAAAATCCAAGGCAAGAGACTATTTTTATTTCTACGAAGAAATATTAAAGTTCAATTAAATTGAATAACAGACACACATCAAATTTAGAATACCAGTGTCTTTCTCGCCAAGTGttttggtgcaaaaaaaaaaaaagtaactgaAGTGGATAGCATCTTAGAGTCCCTCAACTCCCATAAAGGTTGTACACAGAAGCtgaatttctatttttttttttttttttgggtacaaACTCAGAGCTGCTGTTACTAAATTAATGAAACAGAATTTTATTTACCTaccagaagaaagaaaaaaacattaAGAACACCTCACTGCTGGACCTCTCAAACGCATGAAGCAGACGACTTCAATATTCAAGAACAATATAACTGATTCTTGATAATTGCTCTTAATAGTTCGCAAGTTGGCTAACAACTCGTAATATTAAGGGGAGCAAGAGAACAAAAAAGTGTTCATACTGCAATATCAAAAGTAAAATCATACTCAGAGAAAAGTTAGTGTCATAATTTTGAGACACTTCGCAAAGTGATTATAACGTAACACAGAAAGCATTTCCAAACAAAGCTACTCATGTTTCCAGAAGCTCGATGTATAAAAGACTGGTAATCCAAAAAGTTATTCATGTTGTCAGTAGGTACAATAGGTGCATAATGCACCTTTCACTTTTCCTTTTATCCTTTTTCCTCCTTTCCGACACGGTACTAGTGTAGCTTTATTAAGGAGCAATAGCAGATCATTTTGACAGTAGACTTACTAAAAGACACACAATATGTTATTCTAGTGTTGAATCCATCATTTATATAAGTTCAGAATAGGTTTCACATATTCGGAGGTATATGTATGGAAAGCTACTTGTTATTAGGAGCATTGTATCTGATGCTACTAGTGTCATGTATTCTAACCTGGCTTAGCAACTCTTAAAAACGTTTCGTGGTTTCACATAAAATGGTATTTCAAATCAAAAGGTAAAATGCCACAAATATAACAACTGACATATGTGTCACATATGCTACCTTTTAGATGCTGGTGTTTCCCTGAGTCAATATCACTAAACTAAATAGTAAATAGGTATTATCAACCAAGCGTTCCCTAACCTTGCCCCAAGAACAATAACAGCCAGTTTACCTTTCTAAATTATAGCCAAGCTGGTCATCAAACCAAATCAATCTGAAATTTGTGGAATTCATGCTAACCAGAGGCTAAACACCCTGCCCGTCTCCTCCTTCCAGAGATAAAATAGAAAGAACATTAAAATGAactcgctctctctctctctcccccccccccccccccctctctctctctctctctctcacacacacacacacacttccTTTACAACAATTTATATCCACAACGAAAGACAAACATAAAAGTTCACAACAACAAGAAAATCAATAAAGCTATAtgggaaaaaaatatatatctgCAAACATAACTGCAGAAGACTGGTGCTAACATAATCTTCCTAAAAGGTCGGTGTTCATGTATTGTTTCTCCCTCACCTCCATTTCTTCCTCGTCTTCTTATTCCAGCATAACTCCACACACGATCATCTTAAACTTCTCACATTCCCCTCAGCTAACAGCATGTACAAAAATAAAAGAGCACGTAAAGCAAACTCCAAAAAATATACCCAGAACAAAAGTCAACATCAATTTTCCAGTGTAACAATCAACAAATAGGCAAATCTTTAACCTTGATCCACCAACTCAAAGATAAACACGAATTAAAATGTATGTAGCAAACAAGGAATGGAATTGAATACAGGTCCAAAAAAGTTGGAAATTACAGATCCAATCTAGACACAAAAAATTCTAAACATTTCTTCAAAATCCAAGGCAAGAACAActagtatattttttttttctattaaagTTTTCACATCAAATTTAGAAGGTCCAAACCAACCTGATAATAATGAAATGAATCCAACTACACACGAGCATAAAAATCAAAGAATTAGGCAAATCTATTACGTAAATTTAACCTTGATCCACCAACAACTTACAGATAAACACAAATCAAAATGTAGCAGTAAGCAGACAAGGAATTCAATTGAATACAGATCTAAAAAGTCGGAAATTACAGATCCAATCTAGATCTATAATCTAGACAACAAAAATTTCTGCAAAATCCAAGAACAActagtagttttttttttcctactaCAGTTTTCACATCAAATTGAATATAGAAGCTCTCCAAACAAACCTCAAATCAAACTACACGCGAGCAGCAACAGCAGGGGCAGCGGCGGCAGCAGCAGCGGCAGATGAGGCAGCACCACCTAAGAAGGAAAGGAATCCCGCATTTGCTGGTTCTTGATCATCAAGGAACAAATCCTCAGGAACCCTAAAAGCACCATGAGCAGCAACAATCGCGAGTCCGACAAGCATCGCAGATATAAGCAGCGACCCCACACTAGTGAGGAACACCACAACAATAGTACACACCACTAATATCCCTAACGTCTCGCGATCAGAGAAAGTGCGACCAAGTACAACGACAGGCTGATCGGAGGGGCGGAACAAATAGAGGAAAAACCATCCAGCGACGAGAGCGAGAAGTACGAGGAGAGAGAAAGGATGTGAGAGAAGGGAAAGAGCGAGTACGCCTGCGAGTAAGGAGATGTAGTTGACCCGGAAGTAAGAGAAGTTTTTGCGCACGCGCGATGcggcttcggatacggagtcggGTCGGGCGAAAGAAGTCCGATCAAGAAGTTCTACCCAAGGACGGCGTTGAGAGAAACCTTGACGGATTGAAGATGATAAACGGGAGATGAATGAACGGAAGGCTGGTGTAGCGATTGGTGGATCTGTCGATTGTGGACTTGAGATTGGAAGTGTTGTTTGAGAAGCCATTATtcgtttttggttttttttttgctCCCTTCTCtcgtttgatttgatttgatgcTATTTTCTATTTTGAGAGAGAGGAGTGCAAGTGGGAAAATTTTGTGACAACAAAAATGGTAACGCTTTAAAAGGGCTTCCggtttctttttaaaaatatttacctaTTTCTTCTCAAAGCGTGTGACAGCCAATGATTTTCCTTTTTTGTGCTTTACATTTACATTCCATACCTCTCGTTTGTATAACTGTGTTTTATCTGGATATAATTGTAGGAAATATTAAGTCAATGATTAAAAGAGTTAATTATTAAAATTGAGTTTTTGATAAAGAAAATGTTACATTTCTTTGGTGATGCCCTTTGGTCAATCAAAGTCCTAATAAATTTTGTTTTTCATGCTTTTCTTAGAAAGTATGTGTTGGTTTTATTCGATCACATTTTAAcataggccaaagtcatagatggacccctgaacttgtcctgatttttcatcTAGAACCCtcaactgaaacgttgaccatctgaacccccgaacataagataaactgtgtcatttgaaccccctcgtgccagctggcacacgcgtgaagcttactgctttaaacagagcgtgagagaccaatttttttctttttttgaatttttaatcattaaaaattaattttaacaaaaactctattttaaaatctatttaaataattaaaaaaaattgaaaaacccaacccatcctctccgatagcccacttcaccgccacCACTGCCGCCGCTGCCTCCTCTGCCGCCGCCTCCTCCTCCGCCGCCTCCTCCGCCGCCGTCGccgctttcttttttaaaatttttaatcattaaaaattaattttaacaaaaacgctatttaaatagattttgaagcggcggaggcagtggcggcggtgaagtgggctatcggagaggatgagttgggtttttcaaattttttttaattatttaaatagattttaaaatagagtttttgttaaaattaatttttaatgattaaaaaatttaaaaaagaaagcggcggcggcggtggcggcggtgaagtggtctatcggagaggatgggttgggtttttcaaatttttttaattatttaaatagattttaaaatagagtttttgttaaaattaatttttaatgattaaaaattttaaaaaaataaagcggCAGCGGCGGCAGTGGCAGTGGCaaggtgggctatcggagaggatgagttgggtttttcaattttgtttaattatttaaatagattttaaaatagagtttttattaaaattaattgtttttgttggcatggctttaaaaaaaaaaaaaaaaaacaggtaacATGACATGACTCCATGTCActggtctatttttccatgtcacagcaagtaagcttcacgcgtgtgcccagctggcacgaggggttcaaatggcacattttatcttatgttcggaGGTTTAGATGATCAACGTTTCAGTCAgaggtccatctatgactttagCCTTTTAACATATAACAAGAGTATGGACAATCATTTACGACATCTCAGATCGATGCTCCATGAAATGAAGAAACACCCACTCTTTTTCAAGCagagtaatttttttattttggaatACATAGAGTACCTATGGCATTTTATCACTAAAGTAGAGGTGTATACCAATCGAGTAATCCTTAAAAAGTGAAAGCTATAAAGAACTAGCCTAACCAACTAATATTAAACAACTATGGGGATTTCTGAGATTATCTGAATACTACAGAAGATTTATTTAGAGTCGTGTAAATCATTGACAGACATTTTAAAGAAAGACAACTTCAATCTCTCCGGTGGAACAAATATTCGCTTCACTCTTAGAAAATGAGAACTATTCCGGTGCAAAAGAATAAGTAAAATAGCTAATTGTAAAGACAGAATTCAAAGAAATGAGTATAAGTGATTGTTATTCGATGCCTTTTCAAGGGATATTATGTTTCTTTTATAATGCAAATACATCAACTCTTAATATGTGATTAAATCCTAATAATGAATAATAAATGCAGCTTTAATTCTAGATTGTAACTCTTAATATGTGATTAAATCCTATTGATGACCCAGTGCAATTGCCTTTGTGGATTTGCTCCGGATGTCTCCGGGGCTTCTTACTCGAATTAAAGGAGACAACTTGCAACGTTCCACCTACTGCCACGTGTTCCAATACCATATTGCCACGTGTCGAGCTATATTTTGTcatgtatacagatagtccccccactCTCCGGTGGAAAGAAGTGATATCGGGGTTTGGATTTGAAACAACACCGGTCTTATCCTTACTTAATGGCGGGAAAATGAATCGTCCCATTGATTCATTTGAAAAGGCAATCGTCAAACATGAAATCAATGCACCTACTCTGAAACGTCGGCAAACCTTTAATCAAGATTATTGACATAAAGctgccactcgttgaaagttgTGTCCCTTTGAATGCCAAACCTTTCATCTCCCCCATCTGGGTT includes these proteins:
- the LOC132609121 gene encoding PRA1 family protein B3, producing the protein MASQTTLPISSPQSTDPPIATPAFRSFISRLSSSIRQGFSQRRPWVELLDRTSFARPDSVSEAASRVRKNFSYFRVNYISLLAGVLALSLLSHPFSLLVLLALVAGWFFLYLFRPSDQPVVVLGRTFSDRETLGILVVCTIVVVFLTSVGSLLISAMLVGLAIVAAHGAFRVPEDLFLDDQEPANAGFLSFLGGAASSAAAAAAAAPAVAARV